The following are encoded together in the Scomber scombrus chromosome 7, fScoSco1.1, whole genome shotgun sequence genome:
- the LOC133982989 gene encoding late histone H2A.2.2-like: protein MSGRGKKAAPKPKSAVSRSSRAGLTFPVGRIHRLLKKGHYAQRVGTGAAVYLASILEYLCAEILELAGNASRDNKKQRIAPRHILLAVKNDEELNKLLAGVTISEGGVIPNIQASLLPKRTKAPKDDSLSEKDVQSQEF, encoded by the coding sequence ATGTCTGGTCGTGGGAAGAAAGCTGCACCAAAGCCAAAATCCGCAGTTTCCCGGTCTTCCAGGGCAGGGCTCACTTTCCCAGTTGGCCGCATCCACAGGCTCCTCAAGAAAGGTCACTATGCTCAGCGAGTTGGCACTGGTGCTGCAGTGTACCTTGCATCTATCCTGGAGTACCTCTGTGCTGAGATACTGGAGCTGGCTGGGAATGCCAGCCgtgacaacaaaaaacaacgTATTGCTCCTCGCCACATCTTGTTGGCAGTGAAAAATGACGAGGAGCTCAACAAACTGCTGGCAGGGGTCACTATCTCAGAGGGTGGTGTCATCCCAAATATCCAGGCAAGCCTTCTCCCCAAGAGGACCAAGGCACCCAAGGATGATAGTTTGTCAGAAAAGGATGTCCAATCTCAAGAGTTTTAA
- the LOC133982998 gene encoding cytochrome c oxidase subunit 6B1: protein MAENIEEKIKNYRTAPFDARFPNTNQTRNCFQNYLDFHRCNKALSAKDQDVAPCEWYQRVYKSLCPMSWVAKWDEQIEEGTFAGKI from the exons ATGGCTGAGAATATTGAGGAGAAGATCAAGAACTACAGGACGGCTCCCTTTGACGCCCGGTTCCCCAACACCAACCAGACCCGCAACTGTTTCCAGAACTACCTGG ACTTCCACAGGTGCAACAAGGCTCTGTCAGCCAAAGACCAGGATGTGGCTCCCTGTGAGTGGTACCAGAGGGTTTACAAGAGCCTTTGTCCCATGAGCTGG GTTGCCAAATGGGACGAGCAGATAGAGGAGGGGACCTTCGCAGGAAAGATCTGA
- the rasip1 gene encoding ras-interacting protein 1, which translates to MEGSGSPRFRKLHFPVGLWINSPRKHFAKLGGRWPSAISVKSTTSSDAASLHEAPSAPSSSLSNSTPSLASPTPSPSPSPAFLRPRPAGPQSRTKRLSHLFLRGRSNSDRDRAVGEKEREVWAHSAAASSHHYLPPASSSAPGLVKIYGDALSSGANYRSLLANIHSTARQLIAQVITRYTEREREETDDAVLQKHSPEDFLLCDVIGKPIQQPDGAIKWETECRRSVAPWECPLLLVDMWRPKDGFERRFEIQRKEDYEREEMEREKEREREGENYQGVRWRRSRMSSGGGPEESERGHRGRNTELRRSISDMNLSLRRRQGNHVSNDPRGSGNRPNNNGRVQDRKNIVSMINPQGEIRASKAEAKVGWTNQPAQDETDYSSCDLEVMSQSLILPPTDRPYFLLLQGYDQSKDFVLYIMAGHTHVFGRKPTMKEREKDRERERKGKRPLKVDTFLSAPDLLARHLLIRRDSAVPETSKGQALMRPFRGGAVTHNGVALYRETVLKPGDVIGLGNHFLFLYRDPRVTPAPPLALTLPWQADASTTCCPSGLVDKQETLRQYLGSTEAILKFHPRHADALLQDIISKNSSPDSGGGPLAPAYLLSIMIDHASKHLDPVLTPQILLKAANLIKEIVWDNIKEFGDKHPTQNSTEQEGEISLPNVQKLSSDLRPLMFWMSNATELLNFFQVKVESMEKEWEFEAPGDPVLTADMDTCSEALAQLDDVIMHTFQQCVYHLTKTLYSLLPALLDSNPFSREEKEKEKDGARGGEAEEKREGEAEVDDVSALPPKVAGLVEVYRCSLMLSREACLSPPLTSQTFGYLFFFTNTSLLNTLLERDGLFSWSRAVQIRTNLDLVLDWLQGAGLGDIASEFMKKLSITVNFLCIPKTRLIQSSWSSLQEDHTLLSPAQLHHLLTHYKLGPTRAPPASWGPPPGTELSGDIFESFLDHPPLILPNETPRLDLSQPIPSPELQKEVTRLRTFLWGLDQDELPANQRTRL; encoded by the exons aTGGAGGGGTCTGGCAGTCCTCGCTTCAGAAAGCTCCATTTCCCAGTGGGTCTGTGGATCAACTCCCCCAGGAAACACTTTGCCAAGCTAGGGGGTCGCTGGCCTAGTGCTATCTCTGTGAA GTCGACCACCAGCTCTGACGCAGCCTCCCTCCACGAGGCCCCCTCtgctccttcctcttctctttctaaCTCCACCCCCTCGCTGGCTTCCCCCACCCCATCCCCGTCTCCATCCCCGGCCTTCCTCAGGCCGCGGCCTGCTGGGCCCCAGTCACGCACCAAACGCCTCTCCCATCTCTTCCTGCGGGGGCGTTCCAACAGTGACCGGGACCGGGCGGtgggggagaaggagagagaggtaTGGGCCCATTCGGCTGCCGCCTCCTCCCACCACTACCTGCcccctgcctcctcctctgcccCAGGCCTGGTCAAGATCTATGGGGATGCCCTCTCCAGTGGGGCCAACTATCGCTCCCTACTGGCCAACATTCACTCCACAGCCAGACAGCTCATCGCCCAGGTCATCACTcgatacacagagagagagagggaggagacagATGACGCAG TTCTCCAGAAACACAGCCCTGAGGACTTCCTGTTGTGTGATGTCATTGGAAAGCCCATCCAGCAGCCAGATGGAGCTATCAAATGGGAGACAGAGTGTCGGAGAAGCGTTGCCCCATGGGAATGTCCCTTGTTGTTAGTCGACATGTGGCGGCCTAAAGACGGATTTGAGCGGCGCTTTGAAATCCAAAGGAAGGAAGActatgagagagaggagatggagcGGGAGAAGGAgcgggagagggagggggagaacTATCAAG GTGTGCGCTGGCGGCGGAGCAGGATGTCATCAGGAGGGGGACCAGAGGAGAGTGAGCGCGGTCACCGTGGAAGGAACACAGAGCTCAGGAGGAGCATCAGTGACATGAACCTCAGTCTGCGGCGTCGCCAAGGCAACCATGTCAGCAATGACCCACGTGGGTCTGGCAACCGACCCAACAACAATGGAAGAGTGCAGGACAGGAAGAACATTGTGAGCATGATCAACCCGCAAGGAGAG ATTAGAGCATCTAAAGCTGAAGCAAAGGTTGGGTGGACGAACCAGCCAGCACAGGACGAGACAGATTACTCCAGCTGTGACCTGGAAGTGATGTCACAAAGTTTGATCCTTCCACCCACAGACCGGCCATACTTCCTGTTGCTGCAGGGTTACGATCAGAGCAAG gATTTTGTTTTGTACATCATGGCGGGACATACGCATGTGTTTGGGAGAAAGCCCAcaatgaaggagagagagaaggatagagagagagagaggaaggggaaaaGGCCTCTGAAGGTGGACACATTCCTGTCTGCGCCTGACCTTTTGGCCAGACACTTACTTATCAGGAGAGACTCAGCTGTTCCCGAGACGTCCAAAGGACAAG CTCTGATGCGGCCTTTCAGAGGAGGTGCTGTCACACACAACGGAGTGGCCCTTTACAGGGAGACAGTTCTAAAACCTGGGGATGTGATTGGTCTGGGAAATCACTTCCTTTTCCTGTACCGTGACCCCCGTGTGACTCCAGCTCCGCCACTGGCATTGACCCTGCCATGGCAGGCTGATGCCTCCACTACTTGCTGCCCCTCTGGGTTGGTGGACAAACAGGAGACACTGAGGCAGTATCTTGGATCTACCGAGGCAATTTTGAAGTTCCATCCCCGTCATGCCGATGCTTTGttacag GATATCATCTCCAAGAATTCCTCTCCGGACTCTGGTGGAGGGCCTTTAGCTCCTGCTTATCTCCTGTCAATCATGATAGACCATGCCTCCAAACACCTTGATCCTGTTCTCACACCACAGATATTACTCAAGGCAGCCAACCTAATAAAAGAAATTGTCTGG GATAACATTAAGGAATTTGGGGATAAGCATCCCACGCAAAA TTCCACGGAGCAAGAAGGTGAGATTAGCTTGCCCAATGTCCAGAAACTGTCGTCTGACCTTCGACCCCTGATGTTCTGGATGTCAAATGCCACAGAGCTGCTGAACTTCTTCCAAGTCAAAGTTGAATCCATGGAGAAAGAGTGGGAGTTTGAAG CCCCCGGGGACCCAGTGTTGACGGCTGACATGGACACTTGTTCAGAGGCCCTGGCGCAACTAGACGATGTCATTATGCACACCTTCCAGCAGTGTGTGTATCACCTCACCaag ACCCTGTACTCGCTCCTTCCAGCTCTACTGGACAGCAACCCTTTCTccagggaggagaaggagaaagaaaaggacgGAGCGCGGGGTGGAGAggcagaagagaaaagagaaggagaagcagaGGTGGATGACGTGTCGGCTTTGCCACCCAAAGTTGCAGGGCTTGTGGAGGTGTATCGCTGTTCCCTGATGCTGTCGCGGGAAGCTTGTTTGTCTCCTCCGCTCACCTCCCAAACCTTTGGctacctcttcttcttcaccaaCACCTCTTTGCTTAACACTTTGCTGGAGAGAG ATGGGCTGTTTTCTTGGTCCAGAGCAGTCCAGATCCGTACAAACTTGGACCTGGTTCTGGACTGGCTACAGGGGGCAGGATTAGGGGACATTGCCTCTGAGTTTATGAAgaagctgtcaatcacagttaACTTTCTGTGTATTCCCAAGACCCGACTCATTCAG TCATCTTGGAGCAGTTTACAGGAGGACCATACCTTGTTAAGCCCTGCCCAGCTGCACCATCTACTCACTCATTACAAGCTGGGACCAACCAGAGCCCCACCAGCATCCTGGGGCCCTCCGCCTGGCACAGAGCTGAGTGGAG ACATATTTGAGAGTTTCCTGGATCACCCTCCTCTTATCCTGCCAAATGAGACTCCACGCCTTGACCTCTCCCAGCCAATCCCGAGCCCTGAGCTCCAAAAGGAAGTGACACGTCTCCGCACCTTCTTGTGGGGACTTGACCAGGACGAGCTCCCCGCCAATCAGAGGACTCGCCTTTGA